TTATATCATCTGGCGTTACATTTTTTTCCTTGCAATATTTTTTATAAAAAGAGTTTTTTTCATAATGAAGTTTAAAAGCATATTTTATTGCCTTAAATTTATATTCATTCGCCTCTTTATCAGGCATATCAAACAAATCATGCGGTTTGAAAACACTCTCTTCCCCATGATTCAATTTGTTTGGTATATAATTTTTTAGTCTATTATTCATCTCCGCGATGTAATCCTCATATTTTATCATTATCACAAATTTAGAAATTTTATTATATTCTTTATTTAAATTTTAATTTAATTCAGTTAAAGAAAAATTTAACAAAATTTATTTCTTTATCCTTTTTACTCTTTCTTTTGTTCCAACTATAACTTCATCAGCAAGACTGATAAACAAGCCATGCTCTACTACACCAGGAATTTCCTTCAATTCCTTTACCATGCTTTCATCAATTCTTTTATATTTACAATCAACTATTAGATTTCCGTTATCAGTAATAAAATTTTTTCTCAGTTCTGGCAAAAATCCAATATTTTTTATCTTTTCAGCAGTTCTTTTCCATCCAAATTTCACAATTTCTACTGGAAGAGGAAATGAAAATTTATCAACAATTTTGCTCTCATCAACAACAATTATCTCTCTTTTACTGCAACTTGCAACAATTTTTTCTCTTAACAAGGCTCCTCCTCCTCCTTTAATAAGATTTAATTTTCTATCAACCTGGTCAGCTCCATCAATTGTAATATCTATCTCTTCATACTCATTTATATCCCCAACTTTTATTCCGCAATC
Above is a window of Thermoplasmatales archaeon DNA encoding:
- the rpiA gene encoding ribose-5-phosphate isomerase RpiA produces the protein MFFVEELKKRAAREAVKEIRDGMVVGLGSGSTAKYAIIEIGRKVNEGLEIVGIATSLESEKVARDCGIKVGDINEYEEIDITIDGADQVDRKLNLIKGGGGALLREKIVASCSKREIIVVDESKIVDKFSFPLPVEIVKFGWKRTAEKIKNIGFLPELRKNFITDNGNLIVDCKYKRIDESMVKELKEIPGVVEHGLFISLADEVIVGTKERVKRIKK